ACCTAGAGATAAATCGGTTCAAAGCAGCAGTCATCCCTGTCAGTTTCTGGACCTCCTTGTGCTTGCAAGCCGTTGATAGCCTTAATCTGATCTGGGTTCACCTCAATTCCCCTGTGAGTCACCATGTATCCCAAAAAATTTCCAGAGCCTACACCAAATGAACACTTTGAAGCATTCAGACGTAACTTATGCTTTCTCAGAATTCCAAAAATGCTCGTAAGATCCCCCACATGCTCAGACACCACTTTgctctttacaaccatatcatcaatatagacttcaatgttCCTGCCCAATTGTAGTTCGAACATTTTGGTCATCATCCATTGATAAGTAGACCccgcatttttcaaaccaaagggcatcactttgtggTGATAGTTTCCGATGGGAGTGACAAAAGttgtcttctcttgatcctCCAATGCTAAaggtatttggtgatatccttaGAAGGCATCCAAAtaactcatccgaggatggccgatcgttgcatccaccaactggtctatccgaggcatagggaaaggGTCCTTGGGACAGGCCTtattgaggtccgtgaagtccacgcacacaCGCCATTTCCCagtcttctttttcaccaccactGTGTTGGATAACCATTGAAgataaaaaacttccttgatagcccctacCTGCTTGAGCTTAGCTACTTCATTTCTAACAGCCTCGGCGTGCTCTTTTAACGAACGCCGAGGTGGCTGCCTCTTCGGGGTGATGGAAGGGTTAACATTTAAATGATGACAGATGAAATTTGGGTCTAGGCCTAGGGCTTCATACGcactccatgcgaacacatcaacattttcttTGAGGAACTCAACCAATTACTCTTTCTCCTGCAAAGGCAGTTTAGCTCCAACCTGAAAGAATTTCTCCGGATCATCACCAACAATTACCCTCTCTAAATCTTCACATTTCACCTCGTCGGCTGGTCCGTTGAAGAGTAACGTCGGGGTCTCTGATTGCTATAAACCATTATCAGCGGTGGCCGAGGTCTCCGCCTCAGGCCGATGTTGGATAGCCGCTACCAAGCATTGTCGGGCTGCAGTTTGATTTCCTACTATCTCCAAAACCTGGTCTCCAGATGGGTACTTCATCTTCTGGTGAAGAGTAGAGGAGACAGCCCCCagggtatgaagccaaggtctgcccaTAATGGTCGTATAGGGAGAGAAAACATCTACGacgatgaagtccacctccaccacatccgtGCCAGTCTACACAAATAATCTAATTTGACCTTTTAGGACAGCCATTTTACCCTCAAAACTCACCAGAGGAGAACTATAGGCTGTTAAATTCTCAGGTTTCAAATTTAGCCCCCTATAcaagtcagggtacattatgTTAGCAGCGCTGCCTTGgtcaatcatcacccttttcacatcataCCCACCAATTCTCAAGGTAACCACTAGggcatcatcatggggctgtatggttccaactTTGTCCTCATCTGAAAAACCTAACACTAATGGGATGCCTATCTTGGCCCTCTTAGGCATTGAACTAGACTCCTCAGCTGAACAACGAGATACCGACATTACCCTGGAAGGACAAGATCTGGTCCTTCCTGGGGCAGCAAAAATAATGTTTATTGTGCCAAGGgggagtcttgaagaagcatctccCTGAAGCTCCGAGCCCGCTTGGCTTACCCGACCACTGGAATGATGTAGGAGTTgcttcaacttcccttctcAGACTAACTGGTCCAAATGGTCCCATAAATTTCTGCAATCCTCAGTTGTGTGtccatgatcctgatgatagttGCAATAAAGGTTCTGGTTGTGCCTCATAAGATCTcctgccatcttgtttggccatttaaagaacggctcattcttaatcttcttCAATACCTGATGCACTGGCTCTCGAAACACAGCATTAACCACCTGGGTATTGGCAAATCTTAACTGCCCAACAAAATCTTTCCGAGGTTGGATATTATTGTACCGGTCCGACTTGAAATCCCTCCTTTCCTAAGGGATCAActtagcctttcctttcccctacagttggtcttcttctactcttctgTACTTATCAATCCGATCCATCAGTTGGTGTACACTAGTAACAGGTTTACCAGTTAGagatttcctcaaatcatgctcAACTGGGAGACCAACCTTAAAAGTGCTAATGGCCACATCATCGTACTCTCCCTCTATTTCGTTaaacatctcccagtatctaTCTGAATAAGCCTTCAGAATTTCGCCCTCCCATATGGACATAGACAATAAGGATCCTAAAAGCCAAGGAACCCTACTACAAGTAATAAAGTGAGCACTAAAAGCCCGGGTGAGTTTCTTAAAGGAGTCAATAGAGTTCGCCCTTAAtccattgaaccacctcatcgccactgGGCCTAAGCCAGATGGGaagaccttacacatcaaggccTTATCTTTAGAGTGAATGGCCATCCTTTGACTGAAATGGCTGACATGTTCTACCGGGTCTGTTCGaccattataaatggtgaacGTAGGTTGATGAAATCACCGAGGAAGTCTCGCATCTTCTATGTTTCGTGTGAAGGGTGACTTAGAAACTTGATTCAATgccttgttcatggcatcgtttCCCAAGCCTTTGCAAGGCAGGCTTTTATACCTACGTCTATGGTAgtgctcctcttcataggaaaaGGTCTCGTTGGGCAGAGTTCTGGATCTCCGTTTATAACTAGCACCATCTGTCTCTTTAGAGGACGGTTTGGAGCTGGGCGATGAACGTCCTTGCTGATCATGACGCAACTCCCTCTTCAATTCGTCGATTTCGCGTTACATGTCTCTGTCATTCTTTGCATGGGAAACATGGCTCTTCCCTCGAGATCGACTTTTACTGGTGTGAGTTGTGTGCATACTTCTCTCATGGCCTCCTTTCCGTTCAAGGCTCCTACGCGGATTGCCATGCTGATAACCCCTTGATTCTGCTTGATGTAGATTAACATCTACCTGGTGTGGTCCTGCCTCCTCCATCGCGAACGTTGTAACCGAATCTCTTTTAGACTAGATCAAGCTCTctccacagacggcgccaattgtaaggactgaaattggattggatccaaaataggattgggttttagcccaagcggtccaaacaataaatttgtagagtgtggatgaaagaactagatctattctagaagaaaaatgataaaatttggtaatttaagGCTGTTAGACACAAATAGGATGAGGAAATCTGTCCTCGAAGTGGCCTGG
This genomic stretch from Quercus robur chromosome 4, dhQueRobu3.1, whole genome shotgun sequence harbors:
- the LOC126721506 gene encoding uncharacterized protein LOC126721506, yielding MSVSRCSAEESSSMPKRAKIGIPLVLGFSDEDKVGTIQPHDDALVVTLRIGGYDVKRVMIDQGSAANIMYPDLYRGLNLKPENLTAYSSPLTGTDVVEVDFIVVDVFSPYTTIMGRPWLHTLGAVSSTLHQKMKYPSGDQVLEIVGNQTAARQCLVAAIQHRPEAETSATADNGL